The Oculatellaceae cyanobacterium genome includes the window TTTGACATCTGTGTGAGGTTTTTTCGTTCACTTTCACCTAATAATCCTCCCAAATAGTGTCTAAACCCTTTCTTTTGGGCTTGATGGTTGAAAACATCATCGAACCGATGACACCATTTTTCAAAACATGGAGGCATAGCATCGGGAGTGGTTTCTTTCATGGGTATTTCTCTACGTGAAATACTTGCCTAGCATGGATTATAACTTATTTAAATTAATCTATTGTTTAAGTCCCGATAATAAGGTAGGAATGCGCTCAGGTTGAG containing:
- a CDS encoding IS701 family transposase, producing the protein MKETTPDAMPPCFEKWCHRFDDVFNHQAQKKGFRHYLGGLLGESERKNLTQMS